GAGGGCCCGCGTCGGGTTGGCCATGGTTGACGTAGGCGCACGTCCCCTCGCCGCAGCTCACCCAGCCGAGGCCGTAGTTGCAGGCCGCTCCTGGCGGGCAATAGCAGGTGGTGAGCCTCCCATCATCGCAGCAGGGCTCCCACGTCCCGGCGTCGGTGCCACCACCGTCCGTGGGGCACTGCGCGTTGAGGCCGTTCGCGCAGGTGCCATCGTCGCAGACGACCAGGAGCTGCCCGTAGTTGCAGGCCATCTGGGGTGGGCAGTAGCAGGTGGTGAGTCTTCCCTCGACGCAGCAGGGCTCGTGGGTACCACCGTCCCGGCTGCCTCCATCTTCTTGCAGGGGAGGTTCGGCCGGGGTGACGGTGGTGCAGGCGGCCAGCCACAGCAGCCCGATGGCCGCCGCCAGACTGGCGGCCCCGCCCGGTCCCGGTCCCCAGGCGCAGCCCGTCAGCCACAGCGCCGCGAGTGTCACCCCTGCTTGCCATGCACGCATCGCTCAATCCCTCCTCGAGCGTCCCATCCTAGCCGGAGGCCGTCCCCGTTCATGCTGGCCCGTGCATCCACTGGCGATTAAGAGGGGGCCCCATGACCACCACCAATCATCAGTTCCGTCTCGCCGCCCGTCCCGTGGGCATGCCCAAGCGTGAAGACTGGTCCTACACCGAAGAGCCCGTACGCGAGCCGGGCGAAGGAGAGCTGCTGGTCAAGGTGCTCTACCTCTCGCTCGACCCGGCCATGCGCGGGTGGATGAACGAGGGCAAGTCCTACATTCCGCCCGTGGGCATCGGCGAGGTCATGCGCGCCGGCGCCGTGGGCCGCGTCATCGCCAGCAAGCACCCCGGCTTCGCGGTGGGTGACCATGTCTCCGGCTCCTTCGGCGTGCAGGAGTATGCGCTCTCCAACGGCAAGGGCGTCACCAAGGTGGACACGAGCTTCGCCGCGCTGCCCGTGTACCTCGGCACGCTCGGCATGCCGGGCATGACGGCGTACTTCGGGCTGCTGGACATCGGCAAGCCGCAGCCGGGCAACACCGTCGTCGTCTCGGGCGCGGCGGGCGCCGTGGGCACGGTGGTGGGGCAGATCGCGAAGCTCAAGGGCTGCCGGGTCGTGGGCATCGCCGGTGGCGCCGACAAGTGCCGGTACATCGTCGACGAGCTCGGCTTCGACGCCGCCATCGACTACAAGTCCGAGGACGTCAAGAAGGCGCTGCGCACGCACTGCCCCAACGGCATCGACGTCTACTTCGACAACGTGGGGGGCGACATCCTCGACGCGGCGCTCACCCAGCTGGCGATGCGCGCGCGCATCATCATCTGCGGCGCCATCTCCCAGTACAACAACACGACGCCGGTGAAGGGCCCGTCCAACTACCTGGCGCTGCTCGTCAACCGCGCGAGCATGACGGGCATGGTGGTGTTCGACTACGCCGCGCGCTACGGCGAGGCCGCGCGCGAGATGGCCGGCTGGATGGCCGCCGGCAAGCTCAAGTCGCGCGAGGACATCGTCGAGGGCCTGCAGACGTTCCCGGACACCCTGCTCAAGCTCTTCAAGGGCGAGAACACGGGCAAGCTCGTGCTCAAGGTGGCCAACGAGTGACGGCGGGCGCCGGGGTGCGAGTCCTGCGCCCCGGCACCGGTTCCCAGCTCAGCGCGCCGCGAGTGCGTCCACGTGCTGGCGCAGGGCCCCTTCGTTCCGCAGCCGCGAGCTGAGCCCGGCGATGGGCTGGGCGGCCTGGGCGATGCGCCCGCGGGTGCGAGGGCCCGCCGCCACGAGCCAGGCCACGCCGAGGGCGAGCTCGGCCACGTCGGGAGCACCGCCGAGCCGCGGGACGAGCGCGAGCAGTGCCTCCACGGCCTTCTTCACCTGCGCGCCGTGCAGGGCATGGCTGCTGGTGATGCCCTGGCGCAGCAACTCCAGCAGGGCGAGCGCGGTGGCGCGGGCCTGGTGCACGGGCTCGGTGCTCGCCTCCATGCCCGCCCACAGGCCACTGGCGAGCTGCTTCTTGAGCAGGCCCACCCCGCCGTCCGTGACGGCCGCCGTCTCCAGTTGTGGCTCGTCCGGCGCCACTGGCGCGCTGGCGGAAGCGGCCGAGAGGAGCGGCTCTTCCGGGAAGCCTGGCTCGGCCTCGTGCTCCATGAGGGCGGCGCGCTTCGCCTGGCGTTCGCTCCTGTACTTGCCCTTCTTCTTCTGCGGCTTCTCCTCGTGCGTCCCCTCGTGAGCTCTCGAGGTGGTTTCGGTGAGCACGCGGTACTCGCGCCTCTCCGTGCCCCGGCCCGGGGCCAGCGGCATCGCGGAACCCGAGGTGGGCGTGACACGCCGGACCTGGATGAGCGGGCGCGAGATGACGACCGCTTGAGTCGTGGTGGGCCGCGGCGAGCCGAGGGTGCCTGGCGGGGGCTGCCCCACGCCACCCACGTGGGTAGCGGGCCGGCCGGCCATCCCTTGCCGGGCTGTGCCGAACATGGATCAGCCAGCAGGGGCGTTGACGGGGACGACGCGGGTCTCCGGCTGGCCCGAGGCGCGGCGCTCACCGGTGCGCTCCTCCACTACGACGAAGGAGGTGTAGGGCGTGACGATGCCGTGCGCGAGCGCCAGCTGGACGATGCGCTCCTTGAGCGCCTGGGCACGCCGGCCCACCAGCGCCGCGTCCTGCCAGGAGCGGATGCGTTCGGCGGCCCACAACTTCTCCACCGCGGGCCTGTCACTCCGGGCGGGGAAGCTCACGGGGATGGAGAGGGAGAAGGTCTCCGCGCCGGACTTGCCCTTGAGCACCAGCTTGCCGCTGCCGGGAGTGGTGTAGCGGCCGAAGAGGCTCCAGGGCGTGCCGTCCACGAGCTGGGGAGGCTCGGCGGGAGCCAGCTCCGAGGCCTCCACGCCCTCGAAGCGCACCTCCACGCCGGTGACGCGGGGAGCGAGGGCGCGGGAGAACTGGGCCACCACCTTGTCGTCGATGCGCTCGCCCGGGTGGATGAACTCCACCGCGCCGCCCGTCTGCCGGGCCATGCTCTTGAGCAGCATGTCACTCACGTTGGTGCCGATGCCAAAGGAGTAGATGCGCGCCGCTCCGCGGGCCCCCATCACCGCGTTGAGGATTTCTGATTCGTTGCCCACCTGGCCGTCGGTGAGCAGTACCACCACGCCGTCCGGCACGGACTGCACCGCGGCCAGCATGGGCTGGAGCAACTCGGTGCCACCACTGGCGTGCAACGCAGTCACCCACTGATCCGCCTGCTCGAGCGTCCTCTGGGTGAAGGTCACTGGCTCCGGTGAGAAGAAGCGGAAGGTGTTGTCGAAGGCGATGATGTTGAAGCGGTCGCCCTCGCGCAGGTGGCGCAGGCACAGCCGCAGCGCGCTCTGGGCCTGGGGGAGGCTCTCGCCGCCCATGGAGCCCGAGGTGTCCACCACGAACACCACTTCCTGGCGCTTGGGGCCCGAGGCCATGTCCAGCAGGTCCGGCACCACGGTGAGGGCGAAGGTGCCCGGCTCTTCACCTTTGCGGTGGGTGACGAGCGTGGTGAGCGGGGTACTGGTGTCCGGGCTGCGGATGCTCAGCACGAGGTCGCGGTCCAGCGCCACGTGGGGCTGGGAGAGCTTCACGCGCGTGCCGCCCTCGGCGCGGGAGAGGTCCAACGTGTGCGAGGGGCTCTCCACCACCACCTCGCGGCCCAGTGACACGAGCAGGTCCAGGGTGAGGCCGTAGCGCGCATCGCCCACGGGAGGGGTGATGCGGTCGGCGTCGGGCACGCGGTGGGTCGGCTCGGCTGAGCCGTGGGCGGTGCGGTCGCCAGTGGGAGTGCCGGGGATGTAGCGGGGAGCGACGAGGGTGGGCAGGGCCCAGCGCACACAGCCCTCTTCCACCTGGATGGCCTGGAGGAACTCCACCTCGACGAGTGTCTCCTCGCCGGGCAGCAGGTTGCCGACCTGGGCGGTGAAGACGTTGGGGCGCTCCTGGTCGAGCAGGGCGGCGCCATGGCCGGCCGTCACGGCGTTGTCATAGGTGCGGAAGGCCTCCTCGCGCTCCTTGAGGACACCCTGGACGCGGCGGCCGGCGCACTCCATGGAGAAGGCGGTGAGGGTGGCGTCGGAGGGGAGGGGAAAGACGTAGACGGCCTCGACGGGCTTGGACTCGGTGTTGCGGTAGCGCTGGCGCACGCGCACGCGGGCGTGGCCTCCGAGAAGTTCACCGGTGACGTCCACGCCCTGAAGGGGAACCTGCTCACCGCTCTGCGTATACAGCCCTGCCTTGTCGTTCTTCATGGCTCTACCTCTCCTGGATGAGGGCGCGCACGCGTTGCGCGAGCGCCCGGGTTTTCGCGTCCGCTGTGTCGGAGAGGTGCAGCTCCAGCCCCGGTGCCAACTCCCACCGGCGCCAGCGTGTCCCCCCGGCGGAGCGGCTGGCGGGGGTCTCGGTCTGCTCCGACCTGGGGAGTGACGGCGAGGCGGGTGAAAGTCCGACACGCCCGGTGCTGGAGGCGGCGCGGGAGGGGGGACACCAGGGCAGGCGACCTGGCTTGTACGCGGGCCAGGGAGTGACGGCTGGCACCGGGGCGCGAGCAAGGCGCTCCGGCACCAGCCGTGATGGGGCCCGGCTCAGCGCGCCGCGAGTGCGTCGACGTGCTGGCGCAGGGCCACTTCGTTCTGCAGCCGCGAGCTGAGCCCGGCGATGGGCTGAGCGGCCTGGGCGATGCGCCCGCGGGTGCGAGGACCCGCGGCCACGAGCCAGGCCACGCCGAGGGCGAGCTCGGCCACATCGGGAGCGCCGCCGAGCTGCGGGACGAGCGCGAGCAGTGCCTCCACGGCCTTCTTCACCTGCGCGCCGTGCAGGGCATGGCTGCTGGTGATGCCCTGGCGCAGCAGCTCCAACAGGGTGAGCGCGGTGGCGCGAGCCTGGCGCACGGGCTCGGCGCCCGTCCCCGTGCCCGCCCACAGGCCGCTGGCGAGCTGCTTGCCGAGCAGGCCTACCCCGCCGTCGGCCACGTGCTCCTGCTCCATGGGCGCCTCGGCCGCGGGCGCGTCCAGCGGCATCTCCGCGAGGAAGCTGTCCTCGAACGCCCCATCGCCCATGTCGTCCATGCTCGCCCCCAGGACCGTGTCGTCCAGGTCGACCCCTCCCGCGGGCTCCGGGGCCTTGTCCTTGAACAGGGCATCGAAGAGGCCACCCTTCTTCTTCGCGGCCTCCTGGGGAGCGGGGGCCGCGGCGCGAGCCGGATAAGGCATCGCGGCCGGCGCGGAAGCCGCGGGCGCGGGCGGAGGCGGCGAACCCGGGGACGAAGGCCGCATCCCCACGCCCGGAGGCGGCGAACGCGGGGCCGGAGGCGGCGCGCCCGGGGGGGCGGACCTGGCGTAGACGGGCTTCGCGGGCACCACCGGGAACGAGCCGGTGCCGCGCTGCCGCGACGCGCCGCCTCCCGAGGCGCCCAGGGTGAAGGTGTCCGCCAGGCCGAGGGTGCCCTCGGCCTCCTCTCGCTTCGCCGTGCCGAACATGGACCAGCCGGCGGGGGCGTTGACGGGGACGACGCGTGTCTCCGGCTGGCCCGAGGCGCGGCGCTCACCGGTGCGCTCCTCCACCACGACGAAGGAGGTGTAGGGGGTGACGATGCCGTGCGCGAGCGCCAGTTGGACGATGCGCTCCTTGAGCGCCTGGGCACGCCGGCCCACCAGCGCCGCGTCCTGCCAGGAGCGGATGCGCTCGGCGGCCCACAACTTCTCCACCGCGGGCCTGTCACTCTGGGCGGGGAAGCTCACGGGGATGGAGAGGGAGAAGGTCTCCGCGCCGGACTTGCCCTTGAGCACCAGCTTGCCGGTGCCGGGAGTGGTGTAGCGGCCGAAGAGGCTCCACGGGGTGCCGTCCACGAGCTGGGGAGGCTCGGCGGGAGCCAGCTCCGAGGCCTCCACACCCTCGAAGCGCACCTCCACGCCGGTGACGCGGGGAGCGAGCGCGCGGGAGAACTGGGCCACCACCTTGTCGTCGATGCGCTCGCCCGGGTGGATGAACTCCACCGCGCCGCCCGTCTGCCGGGCCATGCTCTTGAGCAGCATGTCACTCACGTTGGTGCCGATGCCAAAGGAGTAGATGCGCGCCGCTCCGCGGGCCCCCATCACCGCGTTGAGGATTTCCGACTCGTTGCCCACCTGGCCGTCGGTGAGCAGCACCACCACGCCGTCCGGCACGGACTGCACCGCGGCCAGCATGGGCTGGAGCAGCTCGGTGCCACCACTGGCGACCAGGTTGGACACCCAGCGGTCGGCCTGCTCCAGCGTCTTCTGGGTGAAGACCACCGGCTGCGGGGCGAAGGAGTGGAAGCGGTTCTCGAAGGCGATGATGTTGAAGCGGTCGCCCTCGCGCAGGTGGCGCAGGCACAGCCGCAGCGCGCCCTGGGCCTGGGGGAGGCTCTCGCCGTCCATGGAGCCCGAGGTGTCCACCACGAACACCACCTCCTGACGCCGGGGGCCCGAGGCCATGCCCAGCAGGTCCGGCACCACGGTGAGGGCGAAGGTGCCCGGCTCCTCGCCCTGGCGGTGGGTGACGAGCGTGGTGAGCGGAGTGCTGGTGTCCGGGCTGCGGATGCTCAGCACGAGGTCGCGGTCCAGCGCCACCTGGGGCTGGGAGAGCTTC
The sequence above is drawn from the Archangium gephyra genome and encodes:
- a CDS encoding NADP-dependent oxidoreductase; translated protein: MTTTNHQFRLAARPVGMPKREDWSYTEEPVREPGEGELLVKVLYLSLDPAMRGWMNEGKSYIPPVGIGEVMRAGAVGRVIASKHPGFAVGDHVSGSFGVQEYALSNGKGVTKVDTSFAALPVYLGTLGMPGMTAYFGLLDIGKPQPGNTVVVSGAAGAVGTVVGQIAKLKGCRVVGIAGGADKCRYIVDELGFDAAIDYKSEDVKKALRTHCPNGIDVYFDNVGGDILDAALTQLAMRARIIICGAISQYNNTTPVKGPSNYLALLVNRASMTGMVVFDYAARYGEAAREMAGWMAAGKLKSREDIVEGLQTFPDTLLKLFKGENTGKLVLKVANE
- a CDS encoding VIT domain-containing protein produces the protein MEIQKAGLYTQSGAQVPLQGVDVSGELLGGHARVRVRQRYRNTESKPVEAVYVFPLPSDATLTAFSMECAGRRVQGVLKEREEAFRTYDNAVTAGHGAALLDQERPNVFTAQVGNLLPGEETLVEVEFLQAIQVEEGCVRWALPTLVAPRYIPGTPSGDRTAHGSAEPTHRVPDADRITPPVGDARYGLTLDLLVSLGREVVVESPSHTLDISRAEGGTRVKLSQPQVALDRDLVLSIRSPDTSTPLTTLVTHRQGEEPGTFALTVVPDLLGMASGPRRQEVVFVVDTSGSMDGESLPQAQGALRLCLRHLREGDRFNIIAFENRFHSFAPQPVVFTQKTLEQADRWVSNLVASGGTELLQPMLAAVQSVPDGVVVLLTDGQVGNESEILNAVMGARGAARIYSFGIGTNVSDMLLKSMARQTGGAVEFIHPGERIDDKVVAQFSRALAPRVTGVEVRFEGVEASELAPAEPPQLVDGTPWSLFGRYTTPGTGKLVLKGKSGAETFSLSIPVSFPAQSDRPAVEKLWAAERIRSWQDAALVGRRAQALKERIVQLALAHGIVTPYTSFVVVEERTGERRASGQPETRVVPVNAPAGWSMFGTAKREEAEGTLGLADTFTLGASGGGASRQRGTGSFPVVPAKPVYARSAPPGAPPPAPRSPPPGVGMRPSSPGSPPPPAPAASAPAAMPYPARAAAPAPQEAAKKKGGLFDALFKDKAPEPAGGVDLDDTVLGASMDDMGDGAFEDSFLAEMPLDAPAAEAPMEQEHVADGGVGLLGKQLASGLWAGTGTGAEPVRQARATALTLLELLRQGITSSHALHGAQVKKAVEALLALVPQLGGAPDVAELALGVAWLVAAGPRTRGRIAQAAQPIAGLSSRLQNEVALRQHVDALAAR